From a single Anaerolineales bacterium genomic region:
- a CDS encoding crosslink repair DNA glycosylase YcaQ family protein — protein sequence MDSISKQTYRRFLLASQGLWPGRRFSGLTGTEAALRQMEALQLDPLVMVARSQDIAMYGRVLNYKPDLLYKMAYEKRKAFDYGGWLMMYPMHEFPYWRLHMKHRAEKGMRWESFTHPPKKVVKFVLDELREKGPLSNRDIEGDAVKVWSYRGRKETSVTLFYLWLVGEVMITNRKGFDRIYDLRERVLPAEYDYAVSVQETEDFFSKKHIAFYGMARENSLKTDLSYYIHRKVTAKEAAERIERLIERGEIARVRVEGFKENFLIRSSDQAHLSELEAGRIPKIWKPKGPTTDEEVTLLAPLEIVSARGRAKKVFDFDYVWEVYKPAHQRKWGYYTLPILYGDDLVARLDPKLDRATNTLHILGFWLEDDAPKDGAFADALANGLQRFADMIGAAKIDLGGVKPVKLRSHLKKKIIL from the coding sequence ATGGATTCCATTTCCAAACAAACCTATCGCCGCTTCCTGCTCGCCTCACAGGGACTTTGGCCCGGTCGCCGTTTCTCAGGCTTGACCGGCACCGAAGCCGCTCTGCGCCAGATGGAGGCGTTGCAACTTGACCCGCTTGTCATGGTCGCCCGCAGTCAGGACATTGCCATGTACGGGCGTGTTTTGAATTACAAGCCCGATCTGCTCTACAAAATGGCGTACGAAAAACGCAAAGCCTTTGATTACGGCGGCTGGTTGATGATGTACCCCATGCACGAATTTCCGTATTGGCGCTTACACATGAAACACCGTGCCGAAAAAGGGATGCGTTGGGAGTCGTTTACACATCCGCCGAAGAAAGTCGTCAAGTTCGTTTTGGATGAACTGCGCGAGAAAGGTCCGCTCAGCAACCGCGACATCGAAGGCGATGCCGTCAAAGTATGGAGCTATCGCGGGCGCAAGGAAACCTCGGTCACGTTGTTCTATCTCTGGCTGGTCGGCGAAGTGATGATCACCAACCGCAAAGGTTTCGACCGCATCTATGACCTGCGCGAGCGTGTCCTTCCGGCTGAATATGATTACGCCGTATCGGTACAAGAGACAGAAGACTTCTTTAGTAAAAAGCATATCGCCTTTTATGGCATGGCGCGTGAAAACTCGTTGAAGACCGATCTGAGTTATTACATCCATCGCAAGGTGACTGCCAAGGAGGCAGCCGAGCGCATTGAACGACTGATCGAGCGGGGAGAGATCGCGCGTGTGCGCGTGGAAGGCTTCAAGGAAAATTTCCTTATCCGCAGCAGCGACCAAGCCCATCTGTCGGAGTTGGAGGCGGGACGCATCCCGAAGATTTGGAAGCCGAAAGGTCCCACCACGGACGAAGAAGTCACGCTCCTCGCTCCGTTGGAGATCGTCAGCGCGCGCGGACGGGCGAAGAAGGTTTTCGATTTCGATTATGTGTGGGAAGTGTACAAGCCCGCGCATCAGCGTAAGTGGGGCTATTACACCCTGCCGATCCTGTACGGCGATGACCTTGTTGCGCGGCTCGACCCGAAACTGGACCGTGCGACGAATACGCTTCATATTCTCGGCTTTTGGCTGGAAGATGATGCCCCGAAGGATGGCGCCTTCGCTGATGCCCTTGCCAATGGACTACAACGTTTCGCGGATATGATTGGTGCAGCGAAGATCGATTTGGGCGGCGTTAAGCCTGTGAAGCTGCGAAGTCATTTGAAAAAGAAAATTATCTTATGA
- a CDS encoding GNAT family N-acetyltransferase, whose translation MAIEYVDSPEGISADQLHGFFVGWTNPPTPEKHLELLKSSDEVVLALDTENGNVVGFITAITDNVLAAYIPLLEVLPEYQNRQIGKTLVEKMLARLSRYYMVDLLCDMDLQPFYEKFGMYRATGMFFRNYDKQSGR comes from the coding sequence ATGGCGATTGAATATGTAGATTCGCCGGAAGGTATTTCAGCGGATCAATTGCATGGATTTTTTGTCGGGTGGACCAACCCGCCCACTCCGGAGAAGCACCTTGAGTTGTTGAAAAGCAGCGATGAAGTTGTTCTGGCGTTGGACACCGAAAACGGGAATGTGGTCGGTTTCATCACCGCCATTACAGACAATGTGCTGGCGGCATATATTCCGCTTTTGGAGGTCTTGCCGGAATATCAAAACCGGCAGATCGGCAAAACACTTGTGGAAAAAATGCTGGCGCGATTAAGTAGGTATTACATGGTGGATTTGTTGTGCGATATGGACCTGCAGCCTTTTTATGAAAAGTTTGGGATGTACCGCGCAACCGGGATGTTTTTTCGCAATTATGATAAACAGTCTGGAAGATAA
- a CDS encoding PAS domain S-box protein, which produces MEQGPHEPTSKKDDSFLDIFRKHHAVMLLIEPESGRILDANPAAERFYGYPLEELRGMDMVEINSPVKEQAWAGMDAERHLPVHTHKLSSGEIRTVEVQVSSGIVGGRPVEFAIIHDVTDRKKAEGALSASESEMRGLLESMRDVVLVIDRDGIYRDIAPTNPELLYKPSHELLGRSLLDVFPAERAAYFIDTVQRVVDTKQPAEIEYSLVIDNRIFWFEATISSLGGDRTLWVARNVTERRRMEDALRESEEQYRSLFDNMMDGIYRSTHDGRFVEVNPAMVRMFGYASREEMLQVDIKSELYFSPDERGSHILDTGQKQTEVYRMRRKDGSEIWVEDHGNYVHDEHGNIIYHEGLLRDVTERIRAEQAILESENFLKESQSIAGLGSYVLDFSTGLWKSSEVLDEIFGIDEMYERSINGWLDIIHPDYQEFMAQYFTEEVVRRRNRFNREYMIVRKNDGSERWVHGKGELEEDASGNLLRMKGTIQDITERRHMEDFLRQRLIELEALYNVSASLRTITSLAEALPVLLDRTLEAIGTDTGSILLHNSDRDELQSISSRGWFEDIHDLNIQVGKGVAGTVFATGQPHISAEFARDPLSHSSVRNLIPEGWGGACLPIRAGAEMVGVLFVAVPLPLQLTPQQLRLLYSLAEIIGATLHRTRLYDETASRAREFESLYQTSMAFSEELDLDSLLMLIVDTAKKLLNSSSSGMYLLDSSSGELVLAMDTHPYIPTDSRLKIGEGAAGYVAQTRKPLRVADYSTWEGRSPRYEHVPLRAIMEVPMLYGGELIGVLVVDEVDDSERKYTEADERLLSLFASQAAGAIHSTRLRQEAVHRLEHLQTLRTIDKAIASSLDLRVTLNILLNHVVERLGVDAADVLLLHPYDQTLQFSAGRGFNAQLVESARIHLNDGFAGRSVMERRMITIPDPSLIVDNPPFAELWSQEQFKSYLCLPLVVKGEVKGVMEVYFRSEFKPTGEWLEFLETLAGQAAITIDNSQLFDNLQRANMELAIAYEATIEGWARALDLRNSDMEGYTRRVTDMTLVLAKAMGIKDSELQHIRRGALLHDIGKMGISDRILLKVGKLTEQDEQEMRRHPELAYQLLYPIHYLRPALDIPYCHHERWDGTGYPRGLKGEQIPLAARIFAVADTWDLLVAPRPRYKAWTKKKALAYIEEQSGTHFDPQVVDIFLRLMKDAQ; this is translated from the coding sequence ATGGAACAGGGACCACACGAGCCGACCTCGAAAAAAGACGATTCGTTTCTTGATATCTTCAGGAAGCATCATGCGGTCATGCTCCTGATCGAACCCGAATCAGGGCGGATCCTGGATGCAAACCCGGCGGCTGAAAGATTTTACGGATATCCGCTGGAGGAATTGCGGGGGATGGATATGGTGGAGATCAATTCTCCTGTGAAGGAACAGGCATGGGCGGGGATGGATGCGGAGCGGCATCTGCCTGTACATACGCATAAACTTTCCAGCGGCGAAATCCGAACTGTGGAAGTGCAGGTTTCATCCGGTATTGTGGGCGGTCGTCCGGTCGAATTCGCCATCATTCACGATGTGACCGATAGAAAGAAGGCGGAGGGGGCGCTGTCTGCATCCGAGTCTGAAATGCGCGGTCTGCTCGAGTCCATGAGGGATGTCGTGTTGGTGATCGACAGGGATGGCATATACCGCGATATTGCCCCGACCAATCCTGAGCTGCTTTACAAGCCGTCGCATGAACTGCTGGGCAGGAGTTTGCTGGATGTATTTCCAGCGGAACGGGCTGCGTACTTTATCGATACCGTGCAAAGAGTGGTGGATACAAAACAGCCCGCAGAAATAGAATACAGCCTGGTAATCGATAATAGGATATTCTGGTTCGAGGCGACCATCTCATCCCTGGGCGGCGATAGAACGCTATGGGTCGCGCGCAATGTGACCGAGCGCAGGCGGATGGAGGATGCCCTGCGCGAATCGGAGGAACAGTACCGGTCCCTGTTCGATAATATGATGGACGGAATCTATCGCAGTACACACGATGGCAGGTTTGTGGAGGTCAATCCGGCCATGGTACGAATGTTCGGTTATGCCTCGCGGGAGGAAATGCTGCAGGTGGACATCAAGAGCGAGCTTTATTTTTCGCCGGATGAACGCGGCAGCCACATTCTGGATACTGGACAGAAACAGACCGAGGTCTATCGGATGCGCCGAAAGGACGGCTCAGAGATATGGGTGGAAGACCACGGCAATTATGTTCACGATGAGCACGGAAATATAATTTATCACGAGGGCTTGCTGCGGGATGTTACCGAGCGGATCAGGGCGGAGCAAGCCATTCTTGAGAGCGAGAACTTTTTGAAAGAATCCCAATCCATTGCCGGGTTGGGCAGTTATGTGTTGGATTTTTCCACGGGGCTGTGGAAGAGCTCCGAAGTTTTGGATGAGATATTCGGCATCGATGAGATGTATGAGCGTTCGATCAACGGGTGGTTGGACATTATTCACCCGGATTACCAGGAGTTTATGGCTCAATACTTTACGGAGGAGGTCGTTCGTAGGCGGAATCGTTTCAATCGTGAATATATGATCGTCCGTAAAAATGACGGGTCCGAGCGCTGGGTGCATGGTAAGGGAGAGTTGGAGGAGGACGCGAGCGGCAATCTGCTGCGAATGAAAGGCACCATTCAGGATATTACCGAGCGCAGGCACATGGAGGATTTTCTGCGTCAACGCCTGATCGAACTTGAAGCCTTGTACAACGTTTCCGCCTCGCTGCGGACGATAACATCCCTGGCGGAGGCGCTGCCTGTTTTGCTGGACCGAACTCTGGAAGCGATCGGAACCGATACAGGTTCGATTCTGCTTCACAATAGCGACCGGGATGAACTGCAAAGTATTTCGTCCCGCGGATGGTTCGAAGACATTCATGACCTTAACATCCAAGTTGGGAAGGGCGTAGCGGGAACGGTATTTGCCACGGGACAACCTCACATTTCTGCAGAGTTTGCAAGGGATCCCCTGTCGCATTCGTCTGTCCGCAACCTGATTCCCGAAGGCTGGGGAGGAGCTTGTCTGCCCATCCGTGCAGGCGCTGAAATGGTCGGGGTGTTGTTTGTTGCAGTACCTCTGCCTCTGCAACTCACACCGCAACAACTGAGACTCCTCTATTCACTTGCGGAAATAATTGGAGCCACCCTGCACCGTACCCGCCTGTATGATGAGACGGCAAGCCGCGCGAGGGAATTCGAATCGCTCTATCAGACCAGCATGGCGTTTTCCGAAGAATTGGATCTGGATTCCCTGCTGATGCTGATCGTGGATACGGCAAAGAAACTCTTGAATTCGAGTTCAAGCGGGATGTATCTTCTCGATTCATCTTCCGGTGAACTTGTCCTGGCAATGGACACCCATCCCTACATCCCCACCGATTCACGTTTAAAGATCGGCGAAGGAGCGGCAGGATATGTGGCGCAAACCCGCAAGCCTCTCCGCGTTGCGGATTACTCCACGTGGGAGGGGCGTTCTCCAAGATATGAGCATGTTCCCTTGCGCGCGATCATGGAAGTGCCCATGTTGTATGGCGGCGAACTGATCGGCGTGCTCGTCGTGGATGAAGTCGACGACTCCGAACGGAAGTACACCGAAGCGGATGAGCGTTTACTTTCCCTGTTTGCATCCCAGGCGGCGGGGGCGATCCACTCGACGCGTTTGCGTCAGGAAGCAGTTCACCGCCTTGAACATCTGCAAACCTTGCGCACCATTGACAAAGCCATCGCCTCCAGTTTGGACCTGCGCGTTACGCTCAACATCCTGCTGAACCATGTCGTTGAGCGGCTGGGCGTGGATGCCGCTGACGTGCTTCTCCTCCATCCCTACGACCAAACCCTGCAGTTTTCAGCAGGGCGTGGATTTAATGCACAGCTTGTTGAAAGCGCAAGGATTCATCTCAACGATGGTTTTGCGGGGCGCAGCGTCATGGAACGCCGCATGATCACTATTCCCGACCCGTCCCTTATTGTGGATAATCCTCCCTTCGCCGAACTATGGTCACAGGAACAATTCAAAAGCTATCTATGCCTGCCGCTTGTCGTCAAAGGCGAGGTCAAGGGTGTCATGGAGGTCTATTTTCGCTCGGAGTTCAAGCCGACCGGTGAGTGGTTGGAATTTCTTGAGACATTGGCAGGGCAGGCAGCCATCACGATCGACAACTCACAATTGTTTGATAACCTCCAGCGCGCGAACATGGAATTGGCGATCGCCTACGAAGCCACCATCGAAGGCTGGGCACGCGCCCTGGACTTGCGCAACAGCGACATGGAAGGCTACACCCGCCGCGTTACCGACATGACGTTGGTCCTTGCCAAGGCGATGGGCATCAAGGACAGCGAACTCCAGCACATCCGGCGCGGCGCGCTATTACACGACATTGGAAAAATGGGCATTTCAGACCGCATCCTGCTCAAGGTGGGGAAATTGACCGAACAGGATGAGCAGGAGATGCGCAGACACCCTGAACTTGCCTATCAATTGTTGTATCCCATTCACTACTTGCGTCCCGCACTCGATATTCCCTATTGTCACCATGAAAGATGGGATGGTACAGGATACCCGCGCGGATTGAAGGGTGAGCAGATCCCGCTCGCCGCGCGCATCTTTGCTGTGGCAGATACATGGGATCTCCTCGTCGCTCCTCGCCCGCGCTACAAGGCATGGACGAAAAAGAAAGCGCTTGCTTATATCGAGGAGCAAAGCGGGACGCATTTCGACCCGCAGGTCGTGGACATCTTCCTGCGGTTGATGAAAGATGCGCAGTGA
- a CDS encoding class I SAM-dependent rRNA methyltransferase produces MKITIKPGREKSLLRRHPWVFASAIQALDDVPASGSTVDLIDTKGNFLARASYSHHSQIRARVWTFEDEPVDKEFFKKRLRAGIGLRRKLQVEGQSDAYRLIHSESDGIPGLIVDRYGDVLVLQSSTAGSEFWKETIADILVEETGIETIYERSDADVRELEGLKPQNGVLRGTFSSFIFPIHEYNLKFNVNIASGHKTGFYLDQRENRRRAGERAKDRDVLNCFCYTGGFSIHALANGAKSVISVDSSADALKLLEENIALNHLPAEKHTSIDGDVFLLLRKFRDEARSFDMIILDPPKFAPTAAHAEKASRAYKDINLLAFKLLRPGGILITFSCSGGVDAALFQKIVASAALDAGVDATIIEYLSQGSDHPVSLHFPEGAYLKGLVCVKG; encoded by the coding sequence ATGAAAATCACCATCAAACCCGGACGTGAAAAAAGCCTGCTGAGACGCCATCCCTGGGTCTTTGCCAGCGCGATCCAAGCGCTTGATGACGTTCCCGCTTCAGGCTCGACCGTTGACCTGATCGATACCAAGGGAAATTTTCTCGCCCGAGCCTCATACTCCCATCACTCGCAGATCCGCGCCCGTGTGTGGACATTTGAAGATGAGCCCGTAGATAAGGAATTCTTCAAAAAAAGGCTTCGGGCAGGAATCGGCTTACGCCGCAAGTTGCAGGTTGAAGGTCAGAGCGATGCGTATCGCCTCATCCATAGCGAATCGGACGGCATTCCCGGTCTCATCGTTGACCGCTACGGAGATGTCCTCGTCCTGCAATCCTCCACGGCAGGTTCCGAATTCTGGAAGGAAACCATCGCGGATATTCTCGTCGAAGAGACGGGCATTGAAACCATATACGAACGCTCCGATGCCGACGTGCGCGAACTGGAGGGATTGAAACCGCAGAATGGTGTTCTTCGCGGAACATTTTCCTCATTCATCTTTCCCATCCATGAATACAACCTCAAATTCAACGTAAACATCGCCAGCGGACACAAGACCGGTTTCTACCTTGACCAGCGCGAAAACCGTCGCCGCGCGGGTGAACGCGCCAAAGACCGCGATGTGCTGAATTGTTTCTGCTACACGGGCGGATTTTCGATCCATGCGCTCGCAAATGGAGCAAAATCCGTCATCTCTGTTGATTCATCCGCCGATGCATTGAAATTACTGGAAGAAAATATTGCGCTCAATCACCTCCCCGCTGAAAAGCATACATCCATTGATGGTGATGTCTTCCTGTTGCTGCGAAAATTCCGCGATGAAGCACGGTCATTCGACATGATCATTCTCGATCCGCCCAAGTTCGCTCCCACCGCCGCACACGCAGAGAAAGCCTCGCGCGCCTACAAGGACATCAACCTGCTGGCATTCAAACTGCTTCGTCCCGGCGGCATTCTCATTACCTTTTCCTGCTCCGGCGGCGTGGATGCAGCCTTATTTCAAAAGATCGTCGCCTCCGCCGCCCTCGATGCAGGCGTGGATGCAACGATCATTGAATATCTATCACAGGGGAGCGATCACCCCGTCAGCTTGCACTTCCCCGAAGGCGCGTATTTGAAGGGATTGGTGTGTGTGAAGGGATGA
- a CDS encoding AAA family ATPase gives MKKNRFVAIIGTDGSGKSTLVSELENALGVQKREIAVVPRTIKENAGKHYELPKHSVFLSLVKLFLRGTKWFIQYHLRFAPLMRRGQVIICDRFYLDELLIDPLRYRYNAPAGITRFVRNLLPHPSLYILLDAPEDVLFSRKQEISLDELRDLRLRYLNWIRQQPNNHILDATLPMEDVKRKAQEIIRDWLEKDRSNKD, from the coding sequence ATGAAAAAGAATAGATTTGTCGCTATTATTGGGACCGATGGAAGTGGAAAATCAACGCTGGTCAGTGAACTCGAAAACGCACTTGGCGTACAAAAAAGGGAGATCGCGGTTGTTCCAAGGACGATTAAGGAAAATGCGGGTAAACACTACGAACTTCCAAAACATTCTGTTTTTTTATCCCTTGTAAAACTTTTTTTGCGCGGAACGAAGTGGTTCATTCAATATCATCTTAGATTTGCACCTTTAATGCGGCGCGGACAGGTGATTATTTGTGACCGTTTTTATCTGGATGAATTGTTGATTGATCCCTTAAGGTATCGTTATAACGCCCCAGCCGGGATCACTCGATTTGTTCGAAATTTGCTCCCACACCCCAGCCTGTACATCTTGTTGGATGCCCCTGAAGATGTTTTATTTTCCCGCAAACAGGAAATATCGCTGGATGAACTAAGGGATCTAAGGCTTCGATATTTGAACTGGATCCGTCAACAACCGAACAACCATATTCTTGATGCAACCTTGCCGATGGAAGATGTTAAGAGAAAAGCGCAGGAGATCATCAGGGACTGGCTTGAAAAGGATCGGAGCAATAAAGATTAA
- a CDS encoding alpha/beta hydrolase — translation MKRIVKPVVGVLVGIIFVVFAGILWQTRAEARTLLNAPMETRNLPSESPADYDLPFEDIVISNADGMDLYGWFVPSENGAVIIMQHGYKSTRKELLNEAEMMHRHGYGVLITSVRAHDHSDGELITLGAYEMADMEAWYQYLLTRSDVDHDKIGILGNSYGGMLAIQYAAQNENIRAVVANCAFSSMADTVATSVKHFTGLPEFPFVPLIVFWAEAETGVKMEEIDTTRWIPLISPRPVFLMQGGADTVISPASGQILYDAADEPKELWFDSDLGHVRFDTERADEYEARVVAFFDQYLLGK, via the coding sequence ATGAAACGGATTGTAAAACCTGTCGTAGGCGTGCTTGTTGGTATTATTTTTGTCGTTTTCGCGGGCATACTTTGGCAGACCCGCGCCGAAGCACGCACCCTGCTCAATGCGCCCATGGAAACGCGCAACCTTCCCAGCGAGTCGCCTGCGGATTATGATCTGCCGTTCGAGGACATTGTCATCAGCAATGCCGATGGCATGGACTTGTATGGCTGGTTCGTGCCATCCGAAAATGGCGCGGTCATCATCATGCAGCATGGATACAAATCCACGCGCAAGGAATTGCTCAACGAAGCGGAGATGATGCATCGCCATGGTTATGGCGTGTTGATCACATCCGTCCGCGCGCATGATCATAGCGATGGCGAACTCATTACGCTTGGTGCGTATGAAATGGCAGATATGGAAGCGTGGTATCAGTACTTGCTCACACGCAGTGACGTTGATCACGATAAGATCGGCATCCTTGGCAATTCCTACGGCGGGATGCTTGCCATTCAATACGCCGCGCAGAACGAAAATATCAGAGCCGTGGTTGCCAACTGCGCGTTCTCGTCCATGGCGGATACGGTCGCGACCAGCGTCAAACACTTTACAGGGTTGCCCGAATTTCCGTTCGTGCCGCTCATCGTCTTTTGGGCGGAGGCGGAGACGGGCGTCAAAATGGAGGAGATCGACACGACGCGCTGGATCCCGCTGATCAGCCCGCGCCCCGTCTTCCTCATGCAGGGTGGTGCGGATACGGTCATTTCACCAGCGAGCGGGCAGATCCTATACGATGCGGCGGACGAGCCGAAGGAACTGTGGTTCGACTCCGACCTCGGTCACGTCAGATTTGATACCGAACGCGCAGATGAATACGAAGCGCGGGTTGTTGCGTTCTTTGATCAATATTTATTGGGGAAATAG
- the ftsZ gene encoding cell division protein FtsZ, producing MDTNKRNLQSEAFARIKVIGVGGAGQNAINRMMEEGIQGVEFIAANSDAQALTLSRAPVRVRLGDKITRGLGAGGDPEIGRKAAEESSDELYNVLKGADMVFVTAGMGGGTGTGAAPVVSQVAKECGALTIGVVTRPFTFEGARRAQSAEAGVTKMKEHAHTLISIPNDRLLQLADKKSSLQDAFRMADEVLHQGIQGISELITIPGLINLDFADVKAIMSEGGAALMAVGRGSGDERAKTAAEQAISSQLLDITIDGARGVLFNVTGGPNMTLFEVNQAAAIIRETAHPDVNMIFGAVIDPDMGDDIRVTVIATGFERSGVPRRALERLSRTEKPAPASGMLFSRPNESVSVDAETRASADVKSQPLTLNTDDLDVPTFLRNRR from the coding sequence ATGGACACGAACAAAAGAAATCTGCAATCCGAAGCCTTCGCCCGAATTAAAGTCATCGGCGTGGGCGGTGCCGGACAGAATGCCATCAACCGCATGATGGAAGAGGGCATTCAAGGCGTCGAATTCATCGCCGCCAACTCCGATGCGCAGGCGCTCACCTTATCGCGTGCTCCCGTACGCGTGCGCCTCGGCGATAAGATCACACGCGGACTTGGCGCGGGCGGCGACCCCGAGATCGGGCGTAAAGCCGCCGAGGAATCATCCGACGAACTCTACAACGTGCTCAAAGGCGCGGACATGGTCTTCGTCACTGCGGGCATGGGCGGCGGCACCGGCACAGGTGCCGCTCCTGTTGTGTCGCAAGTTGCCAAGGAATGCGGTGCGCTGACCATTGGTGTGGTCACCCGCCCCTTCACGTTTGAAGGCGCGCGCCGCGCCCAATCCGCGGAAGCGGGCGTCACAAAGATGAAGGAACATGCGCATACCCTCATCTCCATCCCCAACGACCGTTTGCTTCAACTGGCGGATAAAAAATCCTCGTTGCAGGATGCCTTCCGCATGGCGGATGAGGTCCTGCATCAGGGCATCCAGGGCATCTCCGAATTGATCACCATCCCCGGTTTGATCAACCTCGACTTTGCCGACGTCAAAGCCATCATGTCCGAAGGCGGCGCAGCGCTCATGGCTGTCGGTCGCGGCTCCGGCGATGAACGCGCCAAGACTGCCGCTGAACAAGCCATTTCCAGCCAACTGCTCGACATCACCATCGACGGCGCGCGCGGCGTGCTCTTCAACGTTACCGGCGGTCCGAACATGACCCTCTTCGAAGTCAACCAAGCCGCCGCCATCATCCGCGAGACCGCGCATCCCGATGTCAACATGATCTTCGGTGCAGTCATCGATCCGGATATGGGCGACGATATCCGCGTGACCGTCATTGCGACGGGATTTGAGCGCAGCGGAGTACCGCGTCGCGCTCTTGAGCGCCTCTCGCGGACGGAGAAGCCTGCTCCTGCTTCCGGCATGCTTTTCTCACGCCCCAACGAATCCGTCAGCGTCGATGCCGAAACCCGCGCCTCCGCGGATGTGAAATCCCAGCCACTCACCCTCAATACCGACGACCTCGATGTGCCGACGTTTTTGAGGAACAGGCGGTAA